AACTGTATTTCATCTTTACCGGAAGTTGGTTTAGCCCAGATTAACTCATCATCATCTCTAATAGTTAAAGCAATTAAGCCAGAACGACGAACTTTACCAAATTCGCTTAATTCTACTTTCTTAACCACGCCCTTTTTAGTGGCAAAGAATAAGAATTTGCTTTTATTCATTTTATCCAAAGGCAAAACCGAAGTTACTTTTTCACCGGGTGAAAGCTGCAGGAAGTTAACAATTGCTTGTCCTTTAGCTGTTCTTTGGGCCGAAGGGATTTCATAAGCTTTAAGTTGGAAAACTCGTCCGCGAGTGGTAAAGAAAAGTAAATCATCATGAGTTAGGGTGGTAAGCATAAATTCCACCATGTCTTCTTCTTTAGTAGTTAAGCCTATAACTCCCTTCCCGCCCCTGGCCTGAGTTTTAAACATGGAAGGAGCTAGACGTTTAATATAGCCATCTCTGGTCATAACCACTACCACCTCTTCGTTGGGTACAAAATCTTCCACATTAAACTCTCCAACCGGATGATCAACCAACCTTGTTCTTCTTTCATCACCGTATTCTTCTCGCAATAAATTCATATCTTCCCTAATAATTTGTAAAATCTTTTTGCGAGAACCCAAAATACCTTCCAACTCTTTAATTAAAGCTTTTTTGTCTTTAAGTTCGTTTTCAATTAGCAAGCGTTCAAGGTTAGCTAAAGATCCAAGTTTCATTTCCACAATAGCCAAAGCTTGCTTATCCGATAATTTAAATTTCTTAACCAAATTAATTTTAGCTTCATCTCGATTACGGGAAGCTTTAATTAACTTAATTACTTGATCAATATGCAAAAGAGCTATCATTAAACCATCCAAAATATGAGCTCTGTCTTTGGCTTTTTCCAAATCAAATTCCGTTCTTCTTCTAATAACGACCTCGCGATGCTTAATATATTCTTCTAAAACAGATTTAAGATTTAAAACACGAGGTTGGATACCATTAATTAGAGCTAATAAGTTAAGGTGAAAAGTTTCTTGTAGCTGCGTCATCTTATAAAGACTATTTAAAATCTTTTTTGGAAAAGCATCTTTTTTAAGTTCAATTACCACCCGAACACCGGCTTTATCTGATTCATCGCGCAAATCTCTAATACCTTCAAGTTTTTTCTCTCGTACCAAATCGGCGATTTTTTCTACCAAGTTAGCTTTGTTAACCTGAAAAGGAATCTCACTGATTATTATATTATAAGTATCCTGTTTAGCTTCAACAATCTCGGCTACTCCACGTGTAACAATACCGCCTTTACCGGTGGTATAAGCTTTAATAATAGCTTCGCGATCATAAATAATACCACCGGTCGGGAAATCCGGACCCTTAACATGCTCCATTAAATCTTCAACAGTAGCTTCGGGTTTTTCAATTAAGTGTTCAATGGCATTAATCAATTCATTAAGATTATGAGGAGGAATATTAGTTGCCATACCGACGGCAATACCCATGCTACCGTTTAGAAGAAGGTTGGGGAGTCTGGCTGGCAAAACAGTGGGTTCTCTATATGAGCCATCATAGTTGGCCACAAAGTCCACAGTTTTTCTATCTATATCAGATAAAAGTTCTTCAGAAATACGTGCCAATTTAGCTTCGGTATAACGCATGGCCGCCGCGTTATCTCCGTCCATTGAACCAAAGTTACCTTGTCCACGAACCAAAGGGTAGCGCATGGAAAAATCCTGAGCCATACGAACCATAGCATCATAAACCGCCGAATCGCCGTGCGGATGATACTTAGCCAAAACTTCTCCGACCACTGCAGCGGATTTTCTAAACTTAGCACTGGAGCGTAAACCCAACTGCCACATGGCGTATAAAATACGACGATGAACCGGTTTAAGTCCATCTCTAACATCAGGTAAAGCGCGGGCAACTATAACACTCATGGCATAGTCCAAATAAGAACGCTTCATTTCCTCCACAATCGGTTGGGGTTCAATATGTCCACGATTATTGTTTGAATCTACCGTATCATTATTATCCGGCGGCACAAGTCCTTGTTCGGCAGAGGTTTTTTTATCGTCCATTTTGGATGATTTTTTTTCTTTAGGCATAAACTGTTTAATTTTAATTACTAATGAATAGAATACCTGTTAATTAATTATTCGGCAAGGTACCCGGTATATTCTTTGGCTCTTCATTTGTCTGTTGTTCATTTAATTCCCCTTCACTCAACTGTTCCTCACTCTGACCTTTATTTTCTGCTTTTTCAGTATTTTCAGTATTAAAACCATTATTATCATCCGAAAGATTTTCTTCAAGGTTGGCTTTTAATTTTTCCAAGGCCCTGGCTTCAGCCTCAGCGGCTGTTTCTTGTTCAACCGCTTGATCAAGGTTTTGCGTCATAGCTCCAAAATCCTGTATATCCATTTTTATTTCACCCATTGCCTTGCTAAACTCTTCTCTTAAACTACCAATGTCCGATGAAGCTTCATTATCTGAATTGGATAAAAGCTTCATATCTGAACTAATTAAAGAACGTAGACTAACAATCCAAGCAAAAAAGATCAAGAGCATTAAAGAACTAACACCAATCCATATAATCAAATTTTTATTATTTTTTATCTCATTTTTACGCCTAAGAGGGCCAGAAGCTGGACGATGGGCTTCATAGCCATGTAAAACCGAATGACTTGAGGTTGTTTTTTTAGGCTCAACCTCCAAAACAAGATCAGGGAAATTTTTAACGAAATCACGATGTCCACTCGCAGTAGTTGTAGCAGCTTTAACCTCTATCGGTACAACAAAATCAAGATGGTTGTTTTTTCCGGAAATTACTGTTTTGGATTTTTTAGCAGTCCCAACCCTACCAGTTCGCTTAGCAGTTTTTTTAACAGCCGGCTTCTTTGTTTTAGCTTTGACCCCAGCCCTAGCTTTAGACTTGGACTTAACTTCTTCTTTTTTGTTTTCAGAACTTTTTACCATAAAAGTTTTAATTAAGTACTACTAAATCCATACCATCTTGCGGTAAATCTTTTCTAACAATTTTTAATTTTTCTTCATAACGAGGTTTAACAGCAATAGCTTTTAAGAAATTATCCAAGGGATCCAAATTTTTAGATAATTTTAAACCGCTTACATGATAATGCATGGGAATAACTAATCTTGGTTCAATTTGGTTAATTACCTTAACGGCGGTTTGGGCATTAATGGTATAAACTCCGCCTACGGGAATAATTAAAATATCAGTACCTTCAAGTTTTTCAAGTTGTGAATTATCTAACTCACAACCCAAATCTCCCAGGTGGGTAATGGAAATTCCCTCAAGCTCTATTCTATACATAACATTTTTACCACGCTCCGCTCCTTCCGAAGAATCGTGATAAGAGCTAACTCCTTCAATAAAGACACCCTTAACCTCATACTCTCCCGGACCACTAATAACAAAAGGATTACCAATAACAGCCGCCACATTATTATGATCATCGTGATCATGACTAATAGTAACTATATCTGCTTCAAGCTTAGGTAACTTTAAACCAACCTTCTCAGGCTTAAAAGGATCGGTAACTACCGTTACAATATCATTTTCATGTTTAGCTTGGAGTTTAAAACAGGAGTGATTGATTTTTACAATTTGCATAAAATAAGGTTTAAAAACGGCCCTTAAATGGCGCCGCAGCATACTTTAAATATACTGCATTTAAGAAGAAGAGTCAATCTAAAAAACAAGAGAAAAAACAACTTAATAAAAAACTTTTCGGTTTTTACTAATTTGACAAAAAATCAATTTTTATCCTATCCTTGATATTTGCCAAAAAGGCTTAAACAGTATAAAGTATAAAAGTATCTTAAATATATTAAAGAATAAAAAACCCCTATGGATCATAACCACAATTTGCTTAATAATATTGAAAAACCCCAACAACGTCGTAAGAAGTCTATTTTTAAAAGAATTAGAAAAATATTCGTAAGTTTTTTAATTCTTTTAGTTGTTCTTTATGCCTTTTTCTACTTTAAACAACTCTTCTTTGGTAGTAATGAAGAAGGTGGTACCTCTTGGATCGATCGTATTCCCCTTATCGGGCAAGTTAAACATTTAGCAGAGAGCTCAGACAGACCCCTAAAAGGCGAAGAAAGAGACAGAATCAATATTCTTCTTTTAGGTATTGGCGGCGCCCAACATGACGGAGGTCTTTTAACGGATACTATTATGGTAGCCAGCTTAAAACCATCCACCAACCAAGTTTCCATGCTTTCTATCCCCAGAGATCTGGTAGTCCGTGTTGAAGGTTCTTCCGATTACCGTAAGATAAACAGTGTTCATTCTTTAGCTGAACAAAGAGATAAGGGCAGTGGAGGCTTAGCTGTTAGTCAAACTGTTAGCCGCCTACTTGATGAACCAATTGATTACTATGTTAGAATAGATTTCGATGGCTTTGAGAAAATTATAGACCAAATTGGAGGTGTTAGTGTTTATGTGGAAAATACACTAGATGACTATAGTTACCCAATCAGAGGACGCGAAGATAATCCGGATTATTACAGTCGTTTTGAACATTTGCATATACCCCAAGGCTGGCAAGAAATGGACGGTAGTCTAGCTCTTAAATACGCCCGTTCCAGACACGGTCTGCGCGGTGAAGGCTCGGATTTTGCCAGAGCCAGAAGACAACAAAATATCATGGTAGCTGCTAAAGAAAAGATCTTTTCAGCTGAGACTCTTTTAAATCCCAAACAAATAACCGCCTTGGTTGGCCATGTTGAAAATCATCTATCCACTAACCTTAAACTTTGGGAAATGACCAAGCTTTGGAATATTAGCAAAAAGATAGATAGAGAAAATATTACCCAAAAAGTTTTAGATAACAGCCGAGCCGGATTATTGGAAGACGCCAGAGGCCTTAATGGTGCCTATATCCTCACTCCCCGCTCCGGAGACTATTCGGAAATACAATATCTTTTTAAAAATATCTTTGGAGAAACAAGTATAGGGGCCAATATATCTATGCCTAAGGATAAGATAAAATTAACTATCTTTAATGGTACTTGGGTTAATGGTTTGGGTAGCCGGACCGCTCTTGATCTTGAACAAAAAAACAGCCCAATCACGGTAGTAGAGGTTGGTAACTCTAGTCGTAAGAATTTTGAACGTTCTGTTATTTATGATCTAACCTATGGAGCTAAAAGAGAACATCTTGAATACCTTAAAGAAAAAACCGGTGCTAATATAGCACCAACTCTACCAGAATGGCTTAAAAACGATTTAGCCGATTCCGGCTCACCGGCCAACCAGCCGGACTTTATCCTGATTCTAGGTACCGATGCAGATAAAACCGGTTCTGGAACGGACAATAGAAATTAAAAATAAACAGTCTTTTAATTTTTATTTTCCTTTATTTTGAAAAAATTATATGAAAAAATACAAAGAAGGCGATCTGCCTCTGGTTGTTATCTTCGGACGAACTAATGTTGGCAAGTCTACTCTTTTTAATACTTTGGCAGAAAAAAAACAGGCCCTTATTTCAGATATCCCAGGCACCACTAGAGACAGTAATCTAGCCATAGGTGAATGGCGAGGACGAAAATTTGAACTGGTGGACACCGGTGGTTTTATGAACTTTGATTACTTAAGTAAAAAAAAGATTCAAGCAGAAACTATTGATGAAATGGTCCAAAAACAAGCCGGAGACTATATTCGTCGCGCTGATGTTATCTTGTTTGTAGTAGACAGTAAAGACGGTCTTTTACCGCAAGACAAAATTATGGCACAAATCCTTAAAAGGATAACCTCACAAAGAAAAAGTGTCACTATGTTAATAGCTAACAAAGCGGACAGTCAAAAACAAAGGTTAGCGATTGGGGATTTCTTCTCTTTGGGCTTTAAAGAGGTCTACCCAGTTTCAGCCGCCACAGGTGCAGGTACTGGAGATATGTTAGATGAAATCTTAAAACACTTTAAGGAGGAAATAAAAGAAAATGACGAAGAAGAGGAAGAAGATTACGAAGAAGAGAAGGAGGAGGAACAGGATGATGATAATTATGATAATAAGGAAGAGGGTGAAGAAAATGAAAAAGACAAGAAGGATAATGATAACAAAAAAGGAAGCTCTAAAAAGAAAAAAGATAAAGACGAAGAAGAGATTATTAGAATTTGTCTTTTGGGTAAGCCCAATGTTGGGAAATCCAGTCTTTTAAACGCCATGGTGGGATACGAAAGAGTTTTGGTTAGCGCTATTCCTCATACCACCAGGGAACCGCAATCAACAATCTTTGAATATAACGGGCAAATTATTGAATGTGTAGACACTGCCGGTATTAGTAGACACGGACATAAACAAAATAATCTAGAGAAGTTCAGTATGGCTAAAAGCTTGGCTTCTCTTAAAAAAGCCAATTTAGCTCTTTTAATACTGGATATTAATGAACCAATCACCAAACAAGATGCTAGACTAACTGAAGAAATAATCAGTAAACAAAAGGGTTTAATTATTGTTGCTAATAAATGGGACACTGTTGAAGAAAGAGAGACCAAAAAATATATTGCCCATATTCATCGAGAACTACCCTTTGCAACTTACGCACCTATCCAATTTGTTTCCGCCAAAAATAGATCTAAAATAGATCATCTTTTTGACCTCATAACCGAAGTATATAAAGCTCGCCATACCCAATTAAGCGCTTCTCAACTGGAGTGGTTAATGAAGACCGCTGTTAAGAAACATCGCCCTACCAAAGGACATGGTACCAAATACCCCCGCCTTTATGAGTTCTCCCAAAGCGGTGTTAATCCCCCCACCTTTGTGGTAAGGATCGGAGCTAGAGAAAGTTTGGCAGATACCTACCTGCGCTTTTTGGAAAACCAACTTCGTGCCAATTTCGGTTTTGCCGGCACCCCGATTTCCATTTGGGTTAAAAAAGGCAGAGATGTGCATGGAGCACATGATAGTTAATAAAGCTTTATCTACTAAACACCTCAACTACTTGAGGTGTTTAAAAAACTAAATAATATTATAATGATATAAAAATTAATATGGAAATACTGCTTATAATAATTCTTCTTGCTCTTTCTGGTCTTTTTTCTGGACTTACTTTAGGATTAATGAAACTAGACACCTTTGAGCTTAAAAGAAAGATGAAACTGGGAGACAAAGAAGCTAAAGCTGTTTATGCTATTCGCCGACACGGCAACGAACTTTTAACAGCTTTACTTTTAGGTAATGTAGCAGTTAACTCCTTTCTGGCTATTTTTCTGGGTAGCCTTACTTCCGGACTTTTAGCTACCATTACAGCCACTGCCTTAATCTTTTTATTCGGGGAAATTATTCCCCAAGCTGTTATCGCCAGATACGCCCTGGCTTTTGGAGCTAAGACCGTACCGTTGGTAAAGTTTCTTTTATTAATCTTTAAACCAATATCTAAACCAATCGGCTGGAGCTTGGATAAAGTTCTAGGTGAAGAACTACAAACCATTTACAGCAAAGAAGAATTATTAAAAATAGTAGCTGAGCACGAAGACTCAAGTACCTCAGCAATAGATAGAGATGAAGAGAAGATCGTTCATGGAGCTCTATCTTTTTCAGATAAAACAGCCGGCGATATTATGACGCCTCGCACTGTGGTTTTTATGCTTGAGGAAAGTACTAAGATTGATAAATCAACTATTGAGACAATTAAGGATCATAACTTTTCCCGTATTCCGATTTTTAAAGAAACTCAAGATAAAATTATTGGCATTTTGTATATTAAAGATCTTTTGGGAGTAAGAAGTGGTAAAATAAAAAAATATACCAAATTAGACTATTTAAAGATCAATGAAAAGACTAAATTAGATAAACTGAAAAATCGTATGATAAAAGCCAGGCAACACATGGCCATTGTTTTGGATGAGTTTAAAGGCTTTGCCGGCGTAGTAACTCTGGAAGATATCCTAGAAGAAGTAATTGGTTCAGAGATACTTGATGAAAGCGATGAGCATGCAGACTTAAGAGAAGTAGCTAAAAAAATTATTGAGGAGTAGGTCTAATAACACAATTTAATAACATAAAAAAGCTTTTTAAAATTAAAATAAGACAAATAAATAGCTAAAAAAAGATTATCCATAAAAATACACAAAGAAGATGAGTACTGTTTTTACTTTACTTTTTTTAAAAAATAACCGTATAATAACCATATAAACAACTATATGAACTCACGAGAAACTCCTGCTACAATCTTTGAAGAAGAAGTGCCTAAATCATTTCTGGCTAGTCTAACCGAGAAAACCGAGGTTAAACATGAGTTACCCCGTCTTTTACGAGTTATTGAACTACCAGATCAAGATTCAACTGAATACCACAGACTTGAAGAAAAGATCCTATTAAAACAAATAGCTCCTTTTTTTATGGATGAACCAAAGAATAAGGAAAAAAAGAACGAAAACAATGAAAATCGTTATCATGACTATTTTAAAATGATCAGCCAAAAATTAAAGGAATTTCCAGATCAAGAAGAAGCTCAATTAAATCTCTCGGCAGAAATTCTTAACCTAATGAAAGCCTATGAAGAAGCATTGAATCAAGAAGATGATTCAAAAAATTTTGGACCCAATAATCTTTTTAAAGCAGATTCTTATGAAGAAAATCCGGAAAACGTTTTAAGGGCTAAAATGTGCGCCCATATCTTAACTAAGATAATTAAACAAGCCGAAGCAGAACAAGGAGAAAATAAGCCCTATGAAAAGATCCTTTTTAAAGAAATAGGCAGAGTAACTTTAAGAAAGATTGAAAATTAAATTATAAATATTATAATGAACCTAATCATCGGCCTCGGCAACCCCGGGCAAAAATATGAAAAAACCAGGCACAATATCGGCTTTATGGCGCTTGATAGAATAGCGTTGGAAAATAGTCTGGAATGGGAAAAAGATAACAAGCTCAAAGCACAAATCGCTATGGGAGAGGGTTATCTTTTGGTTAAACCCCTAACCTTTATGAATAATTCAGGAGAAACAGCTAGGGCTTTAGTAAAAAAGTATAACCTCATACCCCGTAACTGGCTTGGACTAAAAAAAGATTTTAACCTAGAAGATAATCTAATTGTTATTCATGACGAGTTGGATCTACCTCTTGGTAAAATAAAAACCTCAAGTAACAGCTCCAGTGCTGGTCATCGCGGGGTACAATCAATCATTGATCATCTTAAAACCAAAAAATTTAAAAGAATAAGAATAGGTATATCCTCAGAGCAAAGAGCACTTGTGCCAACCGATAAATTCGTCTTACAAAGATTTACCCCAGAAGAAGAACAAGCCATAAAGACCCTACTTGATCCCCTAATTGATACAATAAAGTCTTAGTTATTAAAGATTACTACTAACTCAAAACATAACATCTCTTTATTTAGAATTAAAATAAAAAAACGCAACCTAGGCTGCGTTTAAAATTTTTACTAAAATTACAAAAGTGAAACAAATTTCAAGAAGAAAAATCTCCTGATACGAACCTTACAAAGCTTCTTCCTTGCATTTAAAATATTATGAACATGATTATTCAAGTTAATGCATGGATAAAAAATCTTTATTGACTTGATATGATCAAGATCTATTCTTTTATGAAATATTTCATCACCGACCTTAATGGTCAGAGAAAAATATCTTACAAGAATAAATCCCGGAGAAGCTAAGACGTATTGGTTTTGAAAATCATTTGGGAGTTCATTGAAGACAAAAAAAATATCTTCACGTTTAAACTCAATAACTTCTCCAATTTTTTCTTCTTTTGTAGCTAAACAATCAAAAAAATCTTTAAATCTTTTAAGCATTTTTTCTCCTTTTTGTTTGATTTTAAACTATCACAAAACAAATATTTTGTCAAGTTAGCTCTTGACGCAACTTTTAAATCACCTATAATTAAAATATCGGTTGTCTATTATATTCTTTTTGCTAACCCCCCCACCCTGCCTTCGGGCACAGTGGGGGTTTTATTTTAAAATTCCTAAAAACATAAAGACATCCGCTAATAAGCGGATGTCTTTATGTTTTATAATATATTATATAATCCCACTCTTCTTCTAAATAATCTAGCCCTAACCTTTTTAGAACTTATACAAACAACCTACTCTTAGTCCTCCATGGCGGACATGCTTAAAGCGTGTTTTTTATTAAATATGTCTTCTAAAATAACCGTACCGGCAGTAGCGGCCGGAATGGCTAAAAGAGCCCCTAAGATTCCCCCAATGGAGAAACCTATCATAATTACCACTATACTGGCTATTGGGTTAAGACCAACCGCTTTTTGCATAATTTTAGGCACCAAAAACGCGTTTTCTACCTGTTGAATAATAAGGTAAACAATTATTACCCCCAAAGCCAAAGCAGGAGATTGAGTAAGGGCGATTAAAACCGCTGGTACTGCCCCGATCACTGGTCCAAGATAAGGGATAAGTTCGGTTAGTCCAGCGATCAAAGCTAAAATGAAAGCATATTTAACCCCTAAAATAGATAAGCTTATATAAGTTAAAAGAAAAATAGCAAAACATAAGACTAATTGTCCTCTAAACCAAAGTCCCATTTTATGTTGCATTCTTCTTAGAACATCCATGGCATAGGTTTGGTGCTTAGCTGGTGTTAGTGACCAAATTAATTTCTTAATGGAGTTTTGTTCCACCATCATATAAAAAGTGATCACTATTATAATAAAGAAAGAAAGTACTCCTCCGAAAAAACCAAAGATTGAAGACAAAATATTTTCTCCAGCCGGTAGGTTAGTAAAAATAGAGCTAATACCTTCAGCCACATTATTAAACCAAATATGGCTATCCGAAAATTCTTTTAAGCTTTCCGCATAACCACTTATTGTCTCCAAATAAACAGGAAAGTCAGTAGCCAATTGAGTAGACTGTTCAATAACTGGCGGAATAGAGAGCCAAAGAAAACCTGAAACCAAACTTAAACCAACAATATAAATTATTACAACCGATAAAACTCTAGGAATACCCTTATCCGTAATCCAATCCACCCAAGGATTCATGGCACTGGCTAAAATAATTGAAACAAACAAGAGAGCTAAAATATCCTTAATTAGAAAGACAATATAAGCTAAAGCTACAACCCCGATAATCCGCAAAAGACTACCGGTAGTAATGGTAATACGAGTAGCTGCCGGTCTTTGTTCGTTTTTCATAAAAGTTTTTTAACAATTAGAATCTCGGTCGGCGCGGTCCATTACGGTGCGATGGCCGAGAAGAGTTTCTATCAAAAGACTCATTACCTTCTTGTTTACCCTTTTCTTCTGTCCAAAGAGAATTATTTTCTTCAAGTCCTTTCATGGTTAAATTAACCCTACCTTGTTCATCTATTTCTTTAATTTTAACAGTAACAGCGTCTCCGAGTTCAAGAAAATCCGATGGTCTTGAAACTCTATAAGGTGCCATTTCAGAAACATGCACCATGCCGTCTCTACCCGGTAAAACCTCTACAAAAGCTCCAAAGTCAAGCATTCTCACTACCTTACCGGTAAAGACTTCTCCAACGCTAAGATCGCGAACAATATTATTGATCCAATCAAGAGCTTTTTTCACTCCCTCTGAATCAGTACCACAAACCATCACTAAACCAGAATCTTCTATATCAATAGAAACACCGCAAACATCAATAATTTCATTAATCACCTTACCACCAGAACCAATAACCTCTCTGATCTTATCCGGATGAATTTGCATACTAACAATTCTCGGAGCGTATTTAGAAAGTTCCGCGCGAGGTTTATCAATAGCCGCGTTCATTACTTCAAGAATCTTTAGTCTGGCCTCACGACCTTGGATTAAAGTTTTTTTAACAATCTCCATATCCAAACCAATCGTCTTAGTATCCAACTGAATAGCGGTTATACCATCTTGAGTACCTGTAATCTTAAAATCCATACCTCCCTGTCCATCCTCAAGATCTTGGAGGTCAGTTAAAACTTCCCAACGACTCATGTCTGGTACTGAAGCCAAGCCCATAGCAATACCGGCTACCGCCTTTTTAAGAGGCACACCGGCATCAAAAAGCGCTAAACTGGAAGCACAAGCCGAAGCCATAGAAGAAGAACCGTTAGAAGATAAAGTTTCACTTACTACACGAATAGTGTAAGGAAATTCTTCTTTACTGGGCAACAAAGGCACTACGGCTTTTTCCGCTAAAGCGCCATGACCAACTTCTCGGCGACCAGGACCACGATTGGGTCTGGCTTCGCCAACCGAGAAAGATGCAAAATTGTAATGATGAATATATCTTTTTTTACTTTGCCCCTCAAGGCCCTCCAAAGACTGCTCATCACCGGGTGCACCCAAAGTAACAATTGACATAACCTGGGTTTCTCCGCGAGAAAAAAGGGCTGCTCCATGATTACGTGGTAACATGTCTACATCAGCTTCCAGCGCTCTTATTTCATTAAGTGAACGACCATCCACTCGTTGTTGACGATCTAAAATACCTCTAGTTACTGCTTCTTCAACCGAAGGCTCAACCAAACTCTTAACTGCCGCGCTAATTAAAAGAGTTTCAAAACCTTTACCTAAAAGATATTCAGATAACCCTTCTTTAATGGCAAAAACAGCAGCTTTTCTTTCGCCCTTAGTGTAATAGATTTTATCAAACAAAAGACGATCTACATTATCCTTTAACCAATTTTGGGCTTCAGCAAAAACTGTTTCTTTAGCTTCATCTAATTTAGCTTTTTCCTCCTTCTCATCTTTTTTAATACCAAGTTCACTGCACATTTTATTAATCAAATCAATTACCGGCGACATTTCTTTTTGTCCGGCAGCAATAGCCTCAAACATATCATCTTCGGAAATCTCTTGGCCTTCGGCTTCAATCATTAAAACTCTATCCGTCGTACCGGAAACTATTAAATCAAAATCGCTTTCCAGTCTTTCCTTATAAGTTGGGTTAAAGACAAATTCTTGGTTAACTCTACCAACCCTAACTCCGCCAATTGGTCCCTGCCAATCTACACCAGATAAAGCCAAGGCAGCCGAAGCACCCACTAGAGAAATAACATCATAATCATTTTCCTGGTCAACAGATAAAACCGTAATTACCAACTGAACGTCTCTTCTGGAATTTTGGTTAAATAAAGGACGAACCGAACGGTCTATCATGCGTCCGCTTAAAACCGCTTCATCAGTCGGGCGACCTTCTCGTTTAATCCAACGAGAACCCTTAATAAAGCCGGCGGCGTAAAATCTTTCTTCAAGATCCACCATTAAAGGAAAGTAATCAATACCATCCCTAACTTCCTTACCCTTAACTACGGTAGCTAAAATTACGGTGTCCCCGTATTGGACGGTAACAGCCGCGTCAGCCTGTTGGGCTAAGCGCCCGGTCTTAAAAGTCAGCGTCCGGCCTAGCCATTCGCCGCTAAAAACTTTTTCTTTGGACATATATTTTTTTATCTGTCCGACAAACTGCAGAACTATGGCAAAACCACAGTGCTATATGTTTGACGAACAGATCTTAATTAATAATTAAATTTAAATTTATTAAAATTTATTTTTTAA
This genomic window from Patescibacteria group bacterium contains:
- a CDS encoding AI-2E family transporter, which produces MKNEQRPAATRITITTGSLLRIIGVVALAYIVFLIKDILALLFVSIILASAMNPWVDWITDKGIPRVLSVVIIYIVGLSLVSGFLWLSIPPVIEQSTQLATDFPVYLETISGYAESLKEFSDSHIWFNNVAEGISSIFTNLPAGENILSSIFGFFGGVLSFFIIIVITFYMMVEQNSIKKLIWSLTPAKHQTYAMDVLRRMQHKMGLWFRGQLVLCFAIFLLTYISLSILGVKYAFILALIAGLTELIPYLGPVIGAVPAVLIALTQSPALALGVIIVYLIIQQVENAFLVPKIMQKAVGLNPIASIVVIMIGFSIGGILGALLAIPAATAGTVILEDIFNKKHALSMSAMED
- a CDS encoding polyribonucleotide nucleotidyltransferase, which encodes MSKEKVFSGEWLGRTLTFKTGRLAQQADAAVTVQYGDTVILATVVKGKEVRDGIDYFPLMVDLEERFYAAGFIKGSRWIKREGRPTDEAVLSGRMIDRSVRPLFNQNSRRDVQLVITVLSVDQENDYDVISLVGASAALALSGVDWQGPIGGVRVGRVNQEFVFNPTYKERLESDFDLIVSGTTDRVLMIEAEGQEISEDDMFEAIAAGQKEMSPVIDLINKMCSELGIKKDEKEEKAKLDEAKETVFAEAQNWLKDNVDRLLFDKIYYTKGERKAAVFAIKEGLSEYLLGKGFETLLISAAVKSLVEPSVEEAVTRGILDRQQRVDGRSLNEIRALEADVDMLPRNHGAALFSRGETQVMSIVTLGAPGDEQSLEGLEGQSKKRYIHHYNFASFSVGEARPNRGPGRREVGHGALAEKAVVPLLPSKEEFPYTIRVVSETLSSNGSSSMASACASSLALFDAGVPLKKAVAGIAMGLASVPDMSRWEVLTDLQDLEDGQGGMDFKITGTQDGITAIQLDTKTIGLDMEIVKKTLIQGREARLKILEVMNAAIDKPRAELSKYAPRIVSMQIHPDKIREVIGSGGKVINEIIDVCGVSIDIEDSGLVMVCGTDSEGVKKALDWINNIVRDLSVGEVFTGKVVRMLDFGAFVEVLPGRDGMVHVSEMAPYRVSRPSDFLELGDAVTVKIKEIDEQGRVNLTMKGLEENNSLWTEEKGKQEGNESFDRNSSRPSHRNGPRRPRF
- the pth gene encoding aminoacyl-tRNA hydrolase; its protein translation is MNLIIGLGNPGQKYEKTRHNIGFMALDRIALENSLEWEKDNKLKAQIAMGEGYLLVKPLTFMNNSGETARALVKKYNLIPRNWLGLKKDFNLEDNLIVIHDELDLPLGKIKTSSNSSSAGHRGVQSIIDHLKTKKFKRIRIGISSEQRALVPTDKFVLQRFTPEEEQAIKTLLDPLIDTIKS